TACCATTGTCACGAATGCACGCCACGCGGCGGCATTAGAGAAGATTTCGAATTCCTTAAATGATATTGAACAGGGTATGGATAATAATATTACCGGTGATTTTTTAGCGATCGATATTCGTCATTGCCTACATTATCTTGGAGAAATTACCGGACAAATTGAAGTGGATAGAGATATACTTGGGACTATATTTGGTAAGTTTTGTATCGGCAAATAAAATACTAATAAAGGAAAACATCGGAAAATGCCATGGAAGGAATTGAGCAGGGTAAGTTAATACTCTCATTTATATTCTACTTATAGCGATATCAATATGCCTGTATTAATACATCAGATGGAATGTGTAATACTTCATTGAGTTTTCTAATCATGCTTAGAGATAGTTTTCTTTTTCGATTTAGTATTTCATTTGCCCTGCTTTTTGAACCTGTAACATTCGCTAAATCTTTTTGACTATAATCGAGCTGTTCCATTCTAAATTTGATTGCTTCTACAGGATCTGGTAGACCAATTGGGAAATGTTTATTTTCATATTCTTCTATGAGAATTCCCAAAATTTCAAGTTCATCCCCCTCTTTGGTTCCCAGTTCTGCATCAAATATTAATTCAAGCCTTTTTAAGGCCTTGTTATAATCTTGTTCGGTTTTTATCGGTTTTAAATTCATAATTTTCTTTTTAAATGTTGTTAGCGTCTATTTTATCATATTCAGGGTGTGTTCCGATGAAGCGAATCCACATCATTTGATGGTTAAAGTTGATTTTAACGATAAGCCGATAATGGTTACCTTTAATGTTAAAACAAACTCTATTATTGTCCAAGATACTAGCGTTTGGGTAATCTGATTTAAGCTCATTTAAATTAGCCCAAGTTGCATTTGAAGCTTCTTTGTGCCATGATTTTAATGCCTGTTCGCAATCATTGTGTAACTCCCAAAAACTCCGTAATATCTTTTTTGCAATGACTCTCAATATTCCTTTTTTGCAAAGATAAATAAAAGTTCCCAAAATGGGAAATCTCATTTATCTCTTTCTGGTAATTATTTATAAGTAAAATAG
The Arachidicoccus soli DNA segment above includes these coding regions:
- a CDS encoding type II toxin-antitoxin system HigB family toxin; amino-acid sequence: MRFPILGTFIYLCKKGILRVIAKKILRSFWELHNDCEQALKSWHKEASNATWANLNELKSDYPNASILDNNRVCFNIKGNHYRLIVKINFNHQMMWIRFIGTHPEYDKIDANNI
- a CDS encoding helix-turn-helix domain-containing protein, giving the protein MNLKPIKTEQDYNKALKRLELIFDAELGTKEGDELEILGILIEEYENKHFPIGLPDPVEAIKFRMEQLDYSQKDLANVTGSKSRANEILNRKRKLSLSMIRKLNEVLHIPSDVLIQAY